Proteins encoded in a region of the Armatimonadota bacterium genome:
- a CDS encoding UvrD-helicase domain-containing protein — translation MRLTDEQRAVVGSDDPRFTVRAGAGSGKTKVLVDRYVRHVVELGHGPDHIVAVTFTRKAAAEMKKRIVTRLREEGLTEQAQAAETGPIQTLHGFCERILRENCVEALVSPDFEVLDSSDVRLRTEAAVRSALLQVMDEGSSPVRLIRRLSGQGGNQRPGWTHAQLRNMVDATMTQLRGAGIERPDLAAGYADVETARALWDRALRSALGLGERTGGPSDTSSKALIEEVKASGGKPPSWLKPLPVESESASAEDTCALVQLAVRAWEALESSMEDDQVFDFPLLERKAVHLVERSDVTRERLQSSIKALLVDEAQDLNPVQYRLIDSLGAPSEMLVGDPQQSIYGFRFAERRLFVERSEELRNYVLSRNHRSGPGILRFVDEVFAPTWGEGHMPMRAFVPEGDDPFDTGAKDCDGVELWPMAAKDNATVAALIHQMVEEGTPLRNVTVLTRRNSAISDIAERLESAGVRCRKVGGSERFLTRLEVRDLANALEALCDPYNDFSFLALLHGPMVGLSLESTVLAAVQSPSYESVRTLSDLPPEDQVRLEGFWPWFERLRETVDRVPAWETIAALFSETPFLDRCAALPHAEQALANVRKMLSMAVARPQTGAREFADQIHDITFLRHKEGEAPVTDENEEAVTLMTVHKAKGLEFDTVVVTETHERLSPKRKPLVIEAHRGLVALGLSGRHSTAYLWLSHLATEREREEQLRVLYVAMTRAERRLCLVTSEQGNNESSAGILAARGGLPSKPLPGIKVRRIGDR, via the coding sequence GTGAGACTGACGGACGAACAGCGGGCCGTCGTCGGCTCGGACGATCCACGTTTCACCGTCCGTGCTGGGGCAGGGTCCGGCAAGACCAAGGTCCTCGTCGACCGTTACGTGCGCCACGTCGTCGAACTCGGACACGGCCCTGACCACATCGTCGCGGTGACGTTCACGAGAAAGGCCGCCGCTGAAATGAAGAAGCGGATCGTGACGAGGCTTCGAGAAGAGGGGCTGACCGAGCAGGCCCAAGCCGCCGAGACGGGCCCGATCCAAACGTTACACGGTTTCTGCGAGCGTATCCTGAGGGAGAACTGCGTCGAAGCCCTGGTCAGCCCCGACTTCGAGGTCCTCGACAGTTCCGATGTCCGGCTCAGGACGGAGGCGGCCGTACGCTCGGCGCTTCTCCAAGTCATGGACGAGGGGTCTTCTCCCGTACGGTTGATCCGGCGGCTTTCGGGACAGGGCGGTAACCAGCGGCCCGGATGGACGCACGCCCAACTGCGGAACATGGTGGACGCGACGATGACGCAGTTGCGCGGGGCCGGGATCGAGCGCCCTGACCTTGCGGCCGGATATGCCGACGTCGAGACGGCTCGGGCGCTCTGGGACAGAGCGCTCCGCTCAGCCCTTGGACTCGGCGAGCGGACGGGCGGACCCTCAGACACGTCCTCGAAGGCCTTGATCGAGGAAGTCAAGGCCTCAGGCGGAAAGCCGCCTTCTTGGCTCAAGCCCTTGCCTGTCGAATCGGAGTCGGCGTCTGCCGAAGACACGTGCGCCTTGGTTCAATTGGCCGTCCGGGCGTGGGAGGCGCTCGAATCGTCGATGGAAGACGACCAGGTCTTCGACTTCCCTCTTCTCGAACGGAAGGCCGTCCACCTTGTCGAACGGTCGGACGTGACGCGGGAGCGTCTGCAGTCGTCGATCAAGGCCCTCCTCGTCGACGAGGCCCAAGACCTCAACCCCGTCCAGTACCGGCTGATCGACAGTCTAGGTGCTCCCAGCGAGATGCTGGTGGGCGACCCACAGCAGTCCATTTACGGGTTCCGGTTCGCCGAAAGGCGTCTGTTCGTCGAACGCTCCGAAGAGCTTCGGAACTATGTCCTGTCCCGGAACCACCGTTCTGGGCCGGGGATCCTGCGCTTTGTCGACGAGGTGTTCGCTCCGACCTGGGGCGAAGGCCACATGCCGATGCGGGCCTTCGTCCCCGAGGGTGACGACCCCTTCGACACGGGCGCCAAAGACTGCGACGGGGTCGAACTCTGGCCGATGGCGGCTAAGGACAATGCGACCGTCGCGGCGCTGATCCACCAGATGGTCGAAGAAGGGACACCGTTACGGAACGTCACGGTCCTGACACGGCGCAATTCCGCCATCTCCGACATTGCGGAACGGCTGGAGTCGGCAGGGGTCCGTTGCCGCAAGGTCGGAGGTTCCGAACGGTTCTTGACGCGTCTCGAAGTGCGCGACCTTGCCAACGCCCTGGAGGCCCTGTGCGACCCGTATAACGACTTCTCCTTCTTGGCCTTGCTTCACGGCCCCATGGTCGGGCTTTCCCTCGAATCGACGGTTCTGGCGGCGGTCCAGTCACCGTCGTACGAGTCCGTCAGGACCCTGTCGGACCTCCCGCCCGAGGACCAGGTCCGCCTCGAAGGGTTCTGGCCCTGGTTCGAGCGGCTCCGCGAGACGGTCGACCGGGTTCCGGCCTGGGAGACGATCGCAGCCCTCTTCAGCGAAACGCCCTTCCTTGATCGTTGCGCGGCCCTGCCTCACGCGGAACAGGCCTTGGCTAACGTCCGCAAGATGCTCTCCATGGCCGTCGCCAGGCCCCAGACCGGAGCGCGCGAGTTCGCAGACCAGATCCACGACATTACGTTCTTGCGGCACAAGGAGGGCGAGGCCCCGGTCACGGACGAGAACGAGGAAGCGGTGACGCTCATGACCGTCCACAAAGCGAAAGGCCTCGAATTCGATACGGTCGTGGTCACGGAGACCCACGAACGCCTCTCTCCCAAGCGGAAGCCGCTCGTGATCGAAGCGCACCGCGGGCTCGTGGCCCTCGGGCTCTCCGGCCGCCACTCGACCGCATACCTCTGGTTGAGCCACCTCGCGACCGAGCGGGAGCGAGAAGAGCAACTCCGTGTCCTCTACGTCGCGATGACCCGGGCCGAACGACGACTGTGCCTCGTCACGTCGGAGCAAGGCAACAACGAGAGTTCGGCCGGAATCCTGGCGGCCCGCGGGGGACTTCCATCGAAGCCCCTTCCCGGCATCAAGGTGCGGAGGATCGGCGATAGGTAG
- a CDS encoding beta-ureidopropionase — protein sequence MTFRMAVVQFAPVKGDVPANLDLIAAHTKTAVSEGAELCLFPESAACGYVLEGAAPESALAPETLLAGLSTRLRGLTKQVDLLVGFYEKADGQPYNSAAYMSLGPDGDRVVHVYRKFFLPTYGVFDEERFHQRGLSLGVYDTRFGRFGTLICEDVWHSVLATLCAVSGAQVMLVPSASPVRGLRTDKPGNVLRYERMLRAVSEEHGMYTAAAMLVGVEGGKAFSGGSMVFDPDGESIVQAPMGDEAMVIADIDLDRVTVARTRTPLIGDLRASWDAIVRLATSVP from the coding sequence ATGACCTTCCGGATGGCCGTGGTCCAGTTCGCCCCGGTCAAAGGTGACGTCCCCGCTAATCTCGACCTGATCGCCGCCCACACGAAGACGGCTGTCTCCGAAGGCGCCGAACTGTGCCTGTTCCCCGAAAGCGCGGCCTGTGGTTATGTCCTCGAAGGGGCTGCGCCCGAATCGGCCCTCGCTCCGGAGACCCTCCTCGCGGGCCTGTCGACCCGGCTCCGCGGTCTCACGAAACAGGTCGACCTTTTGGTGGGGTTTTACGAAAAGGCAGACGGGCAGCCCTATAATTCCGCCGCCTACATGAGCCTCGGGCCGGACGGCGACCGGGTCGTCCACGTATACAGGAAGTTCTTCTTACCGACTTATGGCGTGTTCGACGAAGAGCGGTTCCACCAGCGGGGACTGTCGCTCGGGGTCTATGACACGCGTTTCGGTCGGTTTGGAACGCTGATCTGCGAAGACGTTTGGCACTCCGTCCTGGCCACCTTGTGCGCCGTCAGCGGCGCCCAGGTCATGCTCGTCCCCTCGGCGTCGCCCGTTCGCGGCCTCCGGACCGACAAGCCCGGCAACGTGCTCCGGTACGAGCGCATGCTCCGGGCCGTCAGCGAGGAGCACGGCATGTACACGGCTGCGGCGATGCTCGTAGGCGTCGAAGGCGGGAAGGCTTTTAGCGGGGGCTCCATGGTCTTCGATCCGGACGGCGAGAGTATCGTCCAAGCGCCGATGGGAGACGAAGCGATGGTGATCGCCGACATCGATCTCGACCGCGTGACCGTCGCGCGCACCCGGACACCGTTGATCGGAGACCTGCGCGCTTCCTGGGACGCCATCGTCAGGCTCGCGACTTCTGTACCGTGA
- a CDS encoding DUF3298 and DUF4163 domain-containing protein produces MIAALTFVLLPPGSALTADENLKLSDERKGYWSVVATAAVPRPVDALTRLARNDVFARERKDFSEFLASAKNEVPDMKKDMPSAQYDYESDVRCVFQRPRLVSFQTSRYTYTAGAHGLGFVWTFNYGYVGGKPRRFGAKEAFVLDTSGRALLQRLLLGEAMRKEGTDWIENGMVSDFNRHQLDNFWVGKDGLSWEFAPYELGSYASGPFTLKLSWKDLQTILRKNGPLTPALPR; encoded by the coding sequence GTGATTGCTGCGCTGACCTTCGTCCTCCTGCCGCCTGGGTCGGCTCTCACGGCCGACGAGAACCTCAAGCTTTCCGACGAGCGGAAGGGCTACTGGTCGGTCGTGGCCACGGCCGCCGTTCCCAGACCCGTCGACGCTTTGACCCGGCTCGCCCGGAACGACGTCTTCGCCCGCGAGCGAAAGGACTTCAGCGAGTTTCTGGCTTCGGCGAAGAACGAAGTGCCGGACATGAAGAAGGACATGCCGTCGGCGCAGTACGACTACGAGTCCGACGTCCGCTGCGTCTTCCAGCGGCCCCGTCTCGTGAGTTTCCAGACCAGTCGCTACACCTACACGGCCGGAGCGCACGGTCTCGGGTTCGTTTGGACGTTCAACTACGGCTATGTCGGCGGTAAGCCGCGGCGCTTCGGTGCGAAGGAAGCCTTCGTCCTCGATACGAGCGGCCGGGCTCTTCTCCAACGGCTCCTGCTCGGCGAAGCGATGCGGAAGGAGGGGACGGACTGGATCGAGAACGGCATGGTCTCGGATTTCAACCGGCACCAGCTTGACAACTTCTGGGTGGGGAAGGACGGCCTGAGTTGGGAGTTCGCTCCCTATGAACTGGGTTCCTACGCCTCGGGACCGTTCACGTTGAAACTGTCTTGGAAGGACCTCCAGACGATCTTGCGAAAGAACGGGCCGCTCACGCCCGCCTTGCCTCGGTGA
- a CDS encoding oligosaccharide flippase family protein, which translates to MAGLADRIRKRLDPETRGGSFLRATAALLAGSAAGQALTVLVSPIVARLYGQEQTATLGTFAIIVSSIAPVVCLRYEAALSMPEDDETAERLLWSCLLSTVAVSLATAVAVAFGGRWLADLCHDPELVPFLWLVPVSLAGLGLYQTFSYWAIRGRGFVDVARTRLVQGIAQSGTQVGLGLLKVGAAGLIVGDVLGRVAGGASLAVRSLRSVGRPRTADVLETAKAYREFPLYGGPAMILHTATTSIAFLIAPLYGPLPWGDYFFGIRFVWAPVALLGQAMAQVYLAEASRWARGDRARMLQSFDGITRRLAVVGAVPFGLLALAGGPLVGAVFGSKWQHAGFLVQIQSVTWWAMFVVGPVLNTLTVLKKQRLQLVIDAVGLALMGACFWAAWRYGLSLETTVVSYSVVMLAMYGALYWASRRSIVLPADAARTP; encoded by the coding sequence GTGGCGGGCCTGGCCGACCGGATAAGGAAGAGGCTCGACCCGGAGACACGGGGCGGATCGTTCTTGAGGGCGACGGCGGCGCTCCTGGCCGGTTCGGCCGCGGGCCAGGCGTTGACGGTCTTGGTCAGCCCGATCGTTGCCCGGCTCTACGGTCAAGAGCAGACGGCGACTCTCGGCACGTTCGCGATCATCGTTTCGAGCATCGCCCCGGTCGTGTGCCTTCGATATGAAGCGGCACTATCGATGCCAGAGGACGACGAAACGGCCGAGAGACTGTTATGGTCCTGCCTCTTGTCGACCGTGGCCGTCTCGCTGGCCACGGCGGTCGCCGTGGCGTTCGGCGGCCGTTGGCTTGCAGACCTCTGCCACGATCCCGAACTCGTCCCGTTCCTATGGCTCGTACCCGTGAGCTTGGCCGGCCTTGGGCTGTACCAGACCTTCAGTTACTGGGCGATCCGGGGCCGGGGTTTCGTCGACGTCGCGAGGACGCGCCTTGTGCAGGGCATCGCCCAGTCCGGAACGCAGGTCGGCCTCGGACTGCTCAAAGTCGGAGCCGCCGGGTTGATCGTCGGCGACGTTCTTGGCCGGGTCGCAGGGGGCGCCAGCCTCGCCGTCCGGAGCCTGCGCTCCGTTGGCCGTCCCAGGACGGCCGACGTTCTCGAGACTGCCAAAGCGTACCGCGAGTTCCCGCTCTACGGCGGCCCCGCGATGATCCTGCACACCGCCACCACGAGCATTGCCTTCCTCATCGCGCCCCTGTACGGGCCCCTGCCCTGGGGCGACTACTTCTTCGGTATCAGGTTCGTGTGGGCGCCGGTCGCCCTCTTGGGCCAGGCTATGGCCCAGGTCTATTTGGCCGAGGCAAGCCGCTGGGCTAGGGGCGACCGGGCAAGGATGCTTCAGTCCTTCGACGGGATCACGCGGCGGTTGGCGGTCGTCGGGGCGGTACCGTTCGGACTTCTGGCATTGGCGGGGGGACCGCTCGTCGGAGCCGTGTTCGGGTCCAAGTGGCAGCACGCCGGGTTCCTCGTCCAGATCCAATCGGTCACATGGTGGGCGATGTTCGTCGTCGGCCCGGTCTTGAACACGCTGACGGTCTTGAAGAAACAACGTCTCCAACTGGTCATCGACGCGGTCGGGCTGGCGCTCATGGGGGCTTGCTTCTGGGCTGCCTGGCGTTACGGCTTGTCGCTCGAGACGACCGTCGTGTCGTACTCTGTCGTCATGCTGGCGATGTACGGCGCCCTCTATTGGGCTTCCCGAAGGTCGATCGTGCTTCCGGCCGACGCTGCTCGGACACCTTGA
- a CDS encoding DegT/DnrJ/EryC1/StrS family aminotransferase produces the protein MSATLAKIPILDTRPETESIWTELNAAVEDVFKSGQFIMGPNVTGFEKEVADYLGVKHAVGVNSGTDALILGCHALGLKPGDEVITTPFTFFATSECVSHFHATPVFVDIDPETFNFRVEDVAKAITPKTRGIIPVHLFGQPVDMDPLMALAKDKGLWVLEDVAQAFGSEYKERKTGSIGHAGAFSFFPTKNLGAFGDGGLFTTNDDAAADLVRVLRVHGARKKYNNEMVGVNSRLDALQAAILRCKLPHIDEWNKGRQAAGRRYTEALQGVDGVVTPLEVPYGTHVYHQYTIRLTNGRRDEVQKSLDEAGIGTMVYYEKPLHKLPVYKDMVVSMPVSEQVAGEVLSLPIWPKITWDVQERVVEALKAAVR, from the coding sequence ATGAGTGCCACGCTCGCGAAGATCCCGATCCTTGACACGCGCCCTGAGACGGAATCGATCTGGACGGAACTGAACGCCGCCGTCGAAGACGTGTTCAAGTCCGGACAGTTCATCATGGGCCCGAACGTCACCGGGTTCGAGAAGGAGGTCGCGGACTATTTGGGAGTCAAGCACGCCGTGGGCGTGAACAGCGGCACCGACGCTTTGATCCTCGGTTGCCACGCGCTCGGCCTCAAGCCTGGCGACGAGGTCATCACGACACCCTTTACGTTCTTTGCGACCAGCGAGTGCGTGAGCCACTTCCATGCGACCCCGGTCTTCGTCGACATCGACCCCGAGACCTTCAACTTCCGGGTCGAGGACGTCGCGAAGGCGATCACCCCCAAAACGCGCGGCATCATCCCTGTCCACCTGTTCGGTCAGCCCGTCGACATGGACCCCTTGATGGCCCTGGCCAAAGACAAGGGCCTCTGGGTGCTGGAGGACGTGGCCCAGGCTTTCGGCTCGGAGTACAAAGAGCGTAAGACGGGTTCGATCGGCCACGCGGGAGCGTTCAGTTTCTTCCCGACGAAGAACCTTGGTGCTTTCGGCGACGGCGGTCTCTTCACCACGAACGACGACGCTGCCGCGGATCTCGTCCGCGTCCTCAGGGTGCACGGCGCGCGCAAGAAGTACAACAACGAGATGGTCGGCGTGAACTCGCGGTTGGACGCCCTCCAGGCCGCGATCCTACGGTGCAAGCTGCCGCACATCGACGAATGGAACAAGGGCCGGCAGGCTGCGGGAAGGCGCTATACGGAAGCGCTCCAGGGTGTCGACGGTGTGGTGACCCCCTTGGAAGTCCCGTACGGGACTCACGTCTACCACCAGTACACCATCCGGTTGACGAACGGTCGGCGCGACGAGGTCCAGAAGTCGCTCGACGAGGCCGGGATCGGAACGATGGTCTATTACGAAAAGCCGCTTCATAAGTTGCCCGTATACAAGGACATGGTCGTTTCGATGCCGGTCAGCGAGCAGGTCGCGGGCGAAGTCCTCTCCTTGCCGATCTGGCCGAAGATCACATGGGACGTGCAGGAAAGGGTCGTCGAGGCGCTGAAGGCCGCCGTCCGCTGA
- a CDS encoding 9-O-acetylesterase, protein MTPILLAAILAPAQDQALRLPALFSDHMVFQRRSKAHFWGWGKPGEKVTVKVGWTPKAWSTEVGPKGQWEVSVPTALAGGPYDVQVKGSKTIDLKDVMIGEVWVCSGQSNMEWPMAATDHAQEDIAGATNGRIRLFMVENKMTATPQDDCKGTWQRSTPETVKDFSAVAYFFAKELSSKLGCTVGVIDTTWGGTEAELWTSTPGLRKLPDFAARIDQAGQAEEGYRTALAKWKKDGQAKDSGYVRWSEPSFDDSGWTKLSPSGPWGQTELKDFDGVVWLRTTVDLGQEDLISGSSLDFGPIDDYDETWVNGTKVGSTDGYDIERRYPVPDRLFKPGKNVIAVRVTDFVAEGGWSRPPQIVKPGFKPIVLDDWKMNRGPSIKDIGQPPAYNAPRASLLYNAMIHPLTPFSVKGAVWYQGEANVGRAFQYRTLFPAMIEDWRRAWRSDLPFAFAQIAPFDGYGSAAAAELRDAQTSTLKLPGTGMVVTTDVTENVKDIHPRDKRSIGHRFSLWALAKVYGQTGFEYSGPMFQSAKAEGGKMRVTFSHSKGLTAKGGALKEFEVAGSDHKFYPATAEIVGNEVLAWSPQVASPVAVRMGWSTAPLPNLFNAAGLPASPFRSDDWPGLTDKAKW, encoded by the coding sequence ATGACACCGATCCTGCTCGCGGCGATCCTCGCTCCCGCCCAAGACCAGGCGCTGCGGCTTCCGGCCCTGTTCTCCGACCACATGGTCTTCCAGCGCCGTTCGAAAGCGCACTTCTGGGGCTGGGGGAAACCGGGCGAAAAGGTCACGGTGAAGGTCGGCTGGACACCGAAAGCCTGGTCGACCGAAGTCGGCCCGAAAGGCCAATGGGAGGTCAGCGTTCCCACGGCGCTCGCAGGCGGCCCTTACGACGTCCAGGTCAAGGGCTCGAAGACGATCGACCTGAAGGATGTCATGATCGGCGAGGTCTGGGTGTGCTCGGGCCAGTCGAACATGGAGTGGCCGATGGCCGCGACAGACCACGCCCAAGAGGACATCGCCGGCGCGACCAACGGACGCATCCGTCTGTTCATGGTCGAGAACAAGATGACCGCCACGCCGCAGGACGACTGCAAGGGCACATGGCAACGAAGCACTCCCGAAACGGTCAAGGATTTTTCCGCCGTTGCCTATTTCTTCGCCAAGGAACTGAGCTCGAAGCTCGGCTGCACCGTGGGCGTTATCGATACGACCTGGGGCGGTACGGAAGCCGAACTTTGGACGAGCACGCCCGGGCTCAGAAAGCTGCCCGACTTCGCGGCGCGGATCGACCAAGCAGGCCAGGCCGAAGAGGGTTACCGCACAGCCTTGGCGAAGTGGAAGAAGGACGGTCAGGCGAAGGACTCTGGCTACGTCCGTTGGTCGGAACCGTCGTTCGACGACTCGGGCTGGACGAAGCTGTCCCCTTCAGGCCCCTGGGGACAGACCGAGCTCAAGGACTTTGACGGCGTCGTCTGGTTGCGCACGACCGTCGATCTCGGTCAAGAAGACCTGATCTCGGGAAGCAGTCTCGATTTCGGCCCGATCGACGATTACGACGAGACTTGGGTCAACGGCACGAAGGTGGGATCGACCGACGGCTACGACATCGAACGCCGTTATCCGGTTCCGGACAGGCTGTTCAAGCCCGGAAAGAACGTGATCGCCGTCCGCGTGACGGACTTCGTCGCCGAGGGTGGTTGGTCGCGTCCGCCCCAGATCGTGAAGCCCGGGTTCAAGCCGATCGTGCTTGACGACTGGAAAATGAACCGCGGGCCGTCGATCAAAGACATCGGTCAGCCGCCCGCGTACAACGCGCCGCGAGCGTCCTTGCTGTACAACGCGATGATCCACCCGCTGACGCCGTTCTCGGTCAAAGGCGCCGTTTGGTACCAAGGCGAAGCCAATGTAGGACGCGCGTTCCAATACCGCACCCTCTTTCCGGCGATGATCGAGGACTGGCGGCGGGCCTGGCGGTCTGACCTTCCCTTCGCGTTCGCCCAGATCGCTCCGTTCGACGGCTACGGTTCGGCGGCCGCCGCGGAGTTGCGCGACGCGCAGACGTCGACCCTCAAGCTGCCGGGGACCGGCATGGTCGTGACCACCGACGTCACCGAGAACGTCAAGGACATCCATCCGCGTGACAAGCGCAGCATCGGGCACCGGTTCTCCTTATGGGCCCTGGCCAAGGTCTACGGCCAGACCGGGTTCGAATATTCCGGCCCGATGTTCCAGTCGGCCAAGGCCGAGGGCGGCAAGATGCGCGTCACGTTCAGCCACAGCAAGGGACTGACGGCCAAGGGCGGCGCCCTCAAAGAATTCGAAGTCGCCGGCTCCGACCACAAGTTCTATCCGGCGACGGCCGAGATCGTCGGCAACGAGGTTCTCGCCTGGTCTCCCCAGGTCGCGTCGCCGGTCGCGGTTCGGATGGGCTGGTCGACGGCCCCGCTTCCGAACCTCTTCAACGCGGCGGGCTTGCCTGCCTCACCGTTCCGCTCGGACGATTGGCCGGGTTTGACCGACAAGGCGAAGTGGTGA
- a CDS encoding DinB family protein — MKPYLFPGLTLSPHILRRAVQAMPSNLKDVPTHPGRFTPREVVAHMADWEPILLGRMKQCVEAPGSAIKAYDEEQMALDNGYASCDLMAKLAEFEEARKKTVEWLMTLSDEQWKATAVHEERGPMSVMDTANSMVGHDVYHIEQLTAYQESTD; from the coding sequence GTGAAGCCTTACCTCTTCCCTGGACTGACGCTCTCGCCCCACATCTTGCGCCGTGCCGTCCAGGCCATGCCGTCGAACCTGAAGGACGTCCCCACCCACCCTGGTCGGTTCACGCCACGGGAAGTCGTCGCCCATATGGCCGACTGGGAGCCGATCTTGCTCGGTCGGATGAAGCAGTGCGTGGAGGCTCCGGGATCAGCGATCAAAGCCTATGACGAAGAGCAGATGGCGCTGGACAACGGCTATGCGTCGTGCGACCTGATGGCCAAATTGGCGGAATTCGAGGAAGCGAGGAAGAAAACCGTCGAGTGGCTCATGACGCTCTCCGACGAGCAATGGAAGGCGACGGCCGTCCATGAAGAGCGGGGTCCGATGAGTGTCATGGACACGGCGAACTCCATGGTCGGGCACGATGTGTATCACATCGAGCAGCTCACGGCGTATCAAGAGTCAACGGACTGA
- the leuC gene encoding 3-isopropylmalate dehydratase large subunit gives MPKTLFEKVWDAHKVADLEGGGALLYIDRHLVHEVTSPQAFDGLREAGRPVRRPDLTFATVDHNVPTDGRPIDPLTLSGKQLTALDRNCQEFGVPLFGYDDPRQGIVHIIGPQLGLTLPGLTIVCGDSHTSTHGAFGALAFGIGTTEVEHVLATQTLRQAGKPKTLAIETTGRLGERVTPKDVILAIIRKLGAGGGTGYVVEYRGDAVRAMPMSGRMTVCNMSIEMGARAGMIAPDETTLDYVASDDRPYAPRGEDFERLASYARSLPTDEGAAFDRVEHLDTGNLKPQVSWGTTPAMTVDVDGAIPEPRDAGEERAQGYMGLKPGVAMSELVVNTVFIGSCTNARLEDLREAAALAKGRKVSGGVRALVVPGSASVRLQAEREGLDQVFKDAGFEWHRAGCSMCLGMNGDIVRPGDRSASTSNRPYEGRQGPGARTHLVSPLTAVATAVKGHFADPRDLN, from the coding sequence ATGCCGAAGACCCTGTTCGAGAAAGTCTGGGACGCCCACAAAGTGGCCGACCTGGAAGGGGGAGGGGCCCTGCTCTACATCGACCGCCACCTGGTCCACGAAGTGACGAGCCCGCAGGCGTTCGACGGACTCCGGGAGGCCGGGCGCCCGGTCAGACGGCCCGACCTCACCTTCGCGACGGTCGACCACAACGTCCCGACCGACGGTCGGCCGATCGACCCTCTCACCCTGTCCGGCAAGCAGCTCACCGCCCTCGACCGCAACTGCCAGGAGTTCGGCGTCCCTCTCTTCGGCTATGACGACCCCCGCCAAGGCATCGTCCACATCATCGGCCCCCAACTCGGCCTGACCCTGCCTGGGCTCACCATCGTCTGCGGTGACAGCCATACCTCGACTCATGGCGCGTTCGGTGCCCTGGCTTTCGGTATCGGGACGACCGAGGTCGAACACGTTCTCGCGACCCAGACGTTGCGCCAAGCCGGCAAGCCGAAGACGTTGGCCATCGAGACGACCGGGCGGCTTGGTGAGCGGGTCACGCCCAAGGACGTGATCCTCGCCATCATCCGTAAGCTCGGGGCAGGCGGAGGCACGGGCTATGTGGTCGAATACCGGGGCGACGCCGTTCGCGCGATGCCGATGTCAGGCCGCATGACCGTGTGCAACATGAGCATCGAAATGGGCGCCCGGGCGGGCATGATCGCGCCCGACGAGACGACCCTGGACTATGTCGCGTCCGACGACCGCCCCTATGCGCCGCGCGGCGAGGACTTTGAGCGCTTGGCCTCCTATGCGCGTTCGCTCCCGACCGACGAGGGGGCCGCGTTCGACCGGGTGGAGCACCTGGACACGGGCAACCTCAAGCCCCAAGTGAGCTGGGGCACGACTCCCGCCATGACGGTCGACGTCGACGGCGCCATCCCCGAGCCGAGGGACGCAGGCGAAGAACGCGCCCAAGGCTACATGGGTCTCAAACCTGGCGTGGCGATGTCCGAACTCGTCGTCAATACCGTGTTCATCGGTTCGTGTACGAACGCTCGGCTCGAAGACCTTCGCGAAGCCGCCGCACTCGCCAAAGGCCGCAAGGTTTCGGGCGGGGTCCGGGCGCTGGTCGTCCCAGGATCGGCTTCGGTCCGGCTCCAGGCGGAACGGGAAGGCCTTGACCAAGTGTTCAAGGACGCTGGCTTCGAATGGCACCGTGCCGGCTGCTCGATGTGCCTCGGGATGAACGGCGACATTGTCCGGCCGGGCGACCGCTCAGCGTCGACCTCGAACCGACCTTACGAAGGCCGACAAGGGCCCGGCGCACGAACGCACCTCGTGTCGCCCTTGACCGCCGTCGCGACCGCCGTCAAGGGCCACTTCGCCGACCCGCGGGATCTGAACTGA
- a CDS encoding caspase family protein, producing the protein MLTAFLACTLKPEVPTPRTWLFGVACTTFKDRRFHNLPAEGRAMALPESLERTGVPRSRIVWLRDRDAETRRVDFEFKEMLGRVKPGDTLVVFYSGHGYFQDGKPQLATYNAEVASSGWRIERVSSWLSKAFKGSCLVVAIDCCASGSMLPWFQNQRFPVTFLASAKGDAQAPEGWSFQELLGASVARHGQDWAAVRRDMDDGWNGQTWSGG; encoded by the coding sequence GTGCTGACCGCCTTCTTGGCCTGCACCCTGAAACCCGAGGTCCCCACCCCCCGGACCTGGTTGTTCGGAGTGGCGTGCACGACGTTCAAGGACCGGCGCTTCCACAACCTACCGGCCGAGGGACGGGCGATGGCCCTTCCAGAGTCCCTAGAACGGACGGGCGTCCCAAGGTCGAGGATCGTGTGGCTCCGTGACCGCGACGCGGAAACGAGGCGCGTCGATTTCGAGTTCAAGGAGATGTTGGGACGGGTCAAACCCGGCGACACCTTGGTGGTGTTCTATTCGGGCCACGGTTACTTCCAGGACGGAAAACCTCAGTTGGCGACGTACAACGCCGAAGTCGCCTCATCGGGATGGAGGATCGAAAGGGTCTCGTCCTGGCTGTCCAAGGCGTTCAAAGGAAGCTGTCTGGTCGTCGCGATCGATTGCTGCGCATCGGGTTCCATGTTGCCCTGGTTCCAAAACCAACGGTTCCCGGTGACGTTCCTCGCTTCGGCCAAGGGAGACGCGCAAGCCCCGGAAGGATGGTCGTTCCAAGAACTTCTGGGAGCCTCCGTCGCAAGGCACGGTCAGGACTGGGCCGCTGTCCGTCGGGACATGGACGACGGATGGAACGGCCAGACGTGGTCCGGCGGATAG